Proteins co-encoded in one Corylus avellana chromosome ca9, CavTom2PMs-1.0 genomic window:
- the LOC132191851 gene encoding S-adenosylmethionine synthase 3, with amino-acid sequence MDTFLFTSESVNEGHPDKLCDQVSDAILDACLEQDTESKVACETCTKTNMVMVFGEITTKAKVNYEKIVRDTCRGIGFVSPDVGLDADNCKVLVNIEQQSPDIAQGVHGHLTKKPEEIGAGDQGHMFGYATDETPELMPLTHVLATKLGARLTDVRKNKTCPWLRPDGKTQVTVEYKNEDGAMVPLRVHTILISTQHDETVTNEQIAKDLKEHVIKPVVPSQYLDDKTIFHLNPSGRFVIGGPHGDAGLTGRKIIIDTYGGWGAHGGGAFSGKDPTKVDRSGAYIVRQAAKSVVASRLARRCIVQVSYAIGVPEPLSVFVDTYKTGTIPDKDILALIKENFDFRPGMIAINLDLKRGGNFRYQKTAAYGHFGRDDPDFTWETVKPLKPKA; translated from the coding sequence ATGGATACATTTCTCTTCACCTCTGAATCTGTCAATGAGGGCCACCCTGACAAGCTCTGCGACCAAGTCTCAGATGCCATCCTTGATGCTTGCCTAGAGCAAGACACAGAGAGCAAAGTTGCATGCGAGACCTGCACAAAGACTAACATGGTGATGGTCTTTGGTGAGATCACAACCAAGGCTAAAGTAAACTATGAGAAAATAGTTCGAGACACTTGCAGAGGCATTGGGTTTGTGTCACCAGATGTTGGTCTTGATGCCGACAACTGCAAGGTCCTTGTTAATATTGAGCAACAGAGCCCTGACATTGCTCAAGGAGTTCATGGTCACCTCACCAAGAAGCCTGAGGAAATTGGAGCTGGTGACCAAGGCCACATGTTTGGCTATGCTACAGATGAAACGCCTGAGCTCATGCCGCTAACTCATGTGCTTGCTACCAAGCTTGGTGCCAGGCTAACTGATGTCAGGAAGAACAAAACATGCCCATGGCTCCGGCCGGATGGAAAGACTCAAGTGACTGTAGAGTATAAGAATGAGGATGGAGCAATGGTACCTCTCCGGGTGCACACCATCCTTATCTCAACTCAACATGATGAGACTGTGACAAATGAGCAGATTGCCAAGGATTTGAAAGAGCATGTGATTAAACCTGTTGTCCCCTCTCAGTATCTTGATGACAAAACCATTTTCCACCTCAACCCTTCAGGTCGGTTTGTCATCGGTGGACCTCATGGAGATGCAGGACTTACCGGCCGGAAGATAATTATCGATACATATGGTGGGTGGGGTGCTCATGGTGGAGGTGCCTTCTCCGGAAAGGACCCGACCAAGGTGGACCGGAGTGGTGCATATATTGTTAGGCAGGCAGCAAAGAGTGTGGTGGCTTCAAGGCTTGCTCGCCGCTGTATTGTGCAGGTTTCTTATGCAATTGGTGTGCCGGAACCGCTGTCGGTGTTTGTGGACACATACAAAACAGGGACGATTCCAGACAAGGACATATTGGCTCTGATTAAGGAGAATTTCGACTTTAGGCCAGGAATGATTGCCATCAATCTAGATCTTAAGAGAGGAGGCAACTTCAGGTACCAGAAGACTGCTGCTTATGGTCATTTTGGCCGTGATGATCCAGATTTCACATGGGAGACTGTAAAGCCTCTCAAGCCCAAGGCTTGA